The proteins below come from a single Oncorhynchus keta strain PuntledgeMale-10-30-2019 chromosome 1, Oket_V2, whole genome shotgun sequence genomic window:
- the LOC118393076 gene encoding zinc finger protein Gfi-1-like isoform X3: MPRSFLVKSKKAHSYHKPRSLEDDYSRLDTILAHICADDSDALTGGDAIRGFSPDSHVDTADFSSKSTLSCGDSVCSPASVYEDFWRPPSPSASPVDETQPFPVVPFRPYAWNSYSGSDIRHLVQQSLHHQHHHPMDLKRSPELGYYSDRAIEPTLFNRSPVAENDSDYRSAAGLFERAAAPGIGLYSERNLYGKSPEIKAVSDLPCSRFILNGTYKCIKCSKAFSTPHGLEVHVRRSHSGTRPYACDICCKTFGHAVSLEQHKAVHSQERSFDCKICGKSFKRSSTLSTHLLIHSDTRPYPCQHCGKRFHQKSDMKKHTFIHTGEKPHKCQVCGKAFSQSSNLITHSRKHTGFKPFGCDLCSKGFQRKVDLRRHKESQHGLKPSN; the protein is encoded by the exons ATGCCTCGGTCCTTCTTGGTGAAGAGTAAGAAGGCGCACAGCTACCACAAGCCTCGGTCCTTAGAAGATGACTACAGTAGACTGGATACTATCTTAGCTCATATATGTGCAG ATGACTCGGATGCCTTGACAGGAGGCGATGCCATCCGCGGGTTCTCCCCAGACTCTCATGTGGACACGGCTGACTTCTCCTCCAAGTCCACACTCAGCTGTGGGGACAGTGTGTGCAGTCCAGCTTCAGTTTATGAAGACTTCTGGCGGCCTCCATCGCCTTCAGCATCACCAG TGGACGAGACACAACCCTTCCCCGTTGTTCCCTTCCGGCCCTATGCGTGGAACAGTTACTCTGGTTCGGACATCCGTCACCTGGTCCAGCAGAGTCTCCATCACCAGCACCACCACCCCATGGACTTGAAGAGAAGCCCGGAGCTAGGGTACTACAGCGACCGGGCCATTGAACCAACCCTCTTTAACAGAAGTCCGGTAGCAGAAAATGACAGTGATTACCGGTCCGCTGCCGGTCTGTTCGAGAGAGCTGCCGCCCCCGGGATAGGGTTGTATTCTGAAAGGAACCTGTACGGGAAAAGCCCAGAAATCAAGGCTGTGTCTGACTTACCCTGCTCACGGTTCATTCTGAATGGTACCTACAAGTGCATCAAATGCAGTAAG GCGTTTTCGACTCCCCATGGGTTGGAGGTCCACGTTCGCAGATCACACAGTGGCACGAGGCCCTACGCTTGTGATATCTGTTGCAAAACCTTCGGACATGCTGTCAGCCTCGAGCAACATAAAGCTGTGCACTCTCAG GAAAGAAGCTTTGATTGCAAAATATGCGGTAAAAGCTTCAAAAGGTCATCGACTCTCTCCACGCATCTCCTCATCCACTCTGATACACGGCCTTACCCATGCCAGCATTGCGGGAAGAGGTTCCACCAGAAATCAGACATGAAGAAACATACATTCATCCACACAG GTGAGAAGCCGCACAAATGCCAAGTGTGTGGGAAAGCGTTCAGCCAGAGCTCCAACCTCATAACGCACAGCCGGAAACACACGGGCTTCAAACCATTCGGATGCGACCTCTGCAGCAAGGGATTCCAGAGAAAAGTCGACTTAAGAAGACACAAAGAGTCACAACATGGACTAAAACCCTCAAACTAA
- the LOC118393076 gene encoding zinc finger protein Gfi-1-like isoform X1 — protein sequence MPRSFLVKSKKAHSYHKPRSLEDDYSRLDTILAHICADDSDALTGGDAIRGFSPDSHVDTADFSSKSTLSCGDSVCSPASVYEDFWRPPSPSASPVDSEKSLSPPVDETQPFPVVPFRPYAWNSYSGSDIRHLVQQSLHHQHHHPMDLKRSPELGYYSDRAIEPTLFNRSPVAENDSDYRSAAGLFERAAAPGIGLYSERNLYGKSPEIKAVSDLPCSRFILNGTYKCIKCSKAFSTPHGLEVHVRRSHSGTRPYACDICCKTFGHAVSLEQHKAVHSQERSFDCKICGKSFKRSSTLSTHLLIHSDTRPYPCQHCGKRFHQKSDMKKHTFIHTGEKPHKCQVCGKAFSQSSNLITHSRKHTGFKPFGCDLCSKGFQRKVDLRRHKESQHGLKPSN from the exons ATGCCTCGGTCCTTCTTGGTGAAGAGTAAGAAGGCGCACAGCTACCACAAGCCTCGGTCCTTAGAAGATGACTACAGTAGACTGGATACTATCTTAGCTCATATATGTGCAG ATGACTCGGATGCCTTGACAGGAGGCGATGCCATCCGCGGGTTCTCCCCAGACTCTCATGTGGACACGGCTGACTTCTCCTCCAAGTCCACACTCAGCTGTGGGGACAGTGTGTGCAGTCCAGCTTCAGTTTATGAAGACTTCTGGCGGCCTCCATCGCCTTCAGCATCACCAG TAGATTCAGAGAAATCCCTGTCTCCCCCAGTGGACGAGACACAACCCTTCCCCGTTGTTCCCTTCCGGCCCTATGCGTGGAACAGTTACTCTGGTTCGGACATCCGTCACCTGGTCCAGCAGAGTCTCCATCACCAGCACCACCACCCCATGGACTTGAAGAGAAGCCCGGAGCTAGGGTACTACAGCGACCGGGCCATTGAACCAACCCTCTTTAACAGAAGTCCGGTAGCAGAAAATGACAGTGATTACCGGTCCGCTGCCGGTCTGTTCGAGAGAGCTGCCGCCCCCGGGATAGGGTTGTATTCTGAAAGGAACCTGTACGGGAAAAGCCCAGAAATCAAGGCTGTGTCTGACTTACCCTGCTCACGGTTCATTCTGAATGGTACCTACAAGTGCATCAAATGCAGTAAG GCGTTTTCGACTCCCCATGGGTTGGAGGTCCACGTTCGCAGATCACACAGTGGCACGAGGCCCTACGCTTGTGATATCTGTTGCAAAACCTTCGGACATGCTGTCAGCCTCGAGCAACATAAAGCTGTGCACTCTCAG GAAAGAAGCTTTGATTGCAAAATATGCGGTAAAAGCTTCAAAAGGTCATCGACTCTCTCCACGCATCTCCTCATCCACTCTGATACACGGCCTTACCCATGCCAGCATTGCGGGAAGAGGTTCCACCAGAAATCAGACATGAAGAAACATACATTCATCCACACAG GTGAGAAGCCGCACAAATGCCAAGTGTGTGGGAAAGCGTTCAGCCAGAGCTCCAACCTCATAACGCACAGCCGGAAACACACGGGCTTCAAACCATTCGGATGCGACCTCTGCAGCAAGGGATTCCAGAGAAAAGTCGACTTAAGAAGACACAAAGAGTCACAACATGGACTAAAACCCTCAAACTAA
- the LOC118393076 gene encoding zinc finger protein Gfi-1-like isoform X2, with amino-acid sequence MPRSFLVKSKKAHSYHKPRSLEDDYSRLDTILAHICAGGDAIRGFSPDSHVDTADFSSKSTLSCGDSVCSPASVYEDFWRPPSPSASPVDSEKSLSPPVDETQPFPVVPFRPYAWNSYSGSDIRHLVQQSLHHQHHHPMDLKRSPELGYYSDRAIEPTLFNRSPVAENDSDYRSAAGLFERAAAPGIGLYSERNLYGKSPEIKAVSDLPCSRFILNGTYKCIKCSKAFSTPHGLEVHVRRSHSGTRPYACDICCKTFGHAVSLEQHKAVHSQERSFDCKICGKSFKRSSTLSTHLLIHSDTRPYPCQHCGKRFHQKSDMKKHTFIHTGEKPHKCQVCGKAFSQSSNLITHSRKHTGFKPFGCDLCSKGFQRKVDLRRHKESQHGLKPSN; translated from the exons ATGCCTCGGTCCTTCTTGGTGAAGAGTAAGAAGGCGCACAGCTACCACAAGCCTCGGTCCTTAGAAGATGACTACAGTAGACTGGATACTATCTTAGCTCATATATGTGCAG GAGGCGATGCCATCCGCGGGTTCTCCCCAGACTCTCATGTGGACACGGCTGACTTCTCCTCCAAGTCCACACTCAGCTGTGGGGACAGTGTGTGCAGTCCAGCTTCAGTTTATGAAGACTTCTGGCGGCCTCCATCGCCTTCAGCATCACCAG TAGATTCAGAGAAATCCCTGTCTCCCCCAGTGGACGAGACACAACCCTTCCCCGTTGTTCCCTTCCGGCCCTATGCGTGGAACAGTTACTCTGGTTCGGACATCCGTCACCTGGTCCAGCAGAGTCTCCATCACCAGCACCACCACCCCATGGACTTGAAGAGAAGCCCGGAGCTAGGGTACTACAGCGACCGGGCCATTGAACCAACCCTCTTTAACAGAAGTCCGGTAGCAGAAAATGACAGTGATTACCGGTCCGCTGCCGGTCTGTTCGAGAGAGCTGCCGCCCCCGGGATAGGGTTGTATTCTGAAAGGAACCTGTACGGGAAAAGCCCAGAAATCAAGGCTGTGTCTGACTTACCCTGCTCACGGTTCATTCTGAATGGTACCTACAAGTGCATCAAATGCAGTAAG GCGTTTTCGACTCCCCATGGGTTGGAGGTCCACGTTCGCAGATCACACAGTGGCACGAGGCCCTACGCTTGTGATATCTGTTGCAAAACCTTCGGACATGCTGTCAGCCTCGAGCAACATAAAGCTGTGCACTCTCAG GAAAGAAGCTTTGATTGCAAAATATGCGGTAAAAGCTTCAAAAGGTCATCGACTCTCTCCACGCATCTCCTCATCCACTCTGATACACGGCCTTACCCATGCCAGCATTGCGGGAAGAGGTTCCACCAGAAATCAGACATGAAGAAACATACATTCATCCACACAG GTGAGAAGCCGCACAAATGCCAAGTGTGTGGGAAAGCGTTCAGCCAGAGCTCCAACCTCATAACGCACAGCCGGAAACACACGGGCTTCAAACCATTCGGATGCGACCTCTGCAGCAAGGGATTCCAGAGAAAAGTCGACTTAAGAAGACACAAAGAGTCACAACATGGACTAAAACCCTCAAACTAA